The candidate division Zixibacteria bacterium HGW-Zixibacteria-1 genome contains the following window.
GCGCGCGTAGCCCAGGTGAATGCCCTTCACCCGGATTTAGTGGTACTGTTGGGGGATCTGTTCGAGGGCGACAGCCCGGGGGAGCGCAAGAAAAGTATGATACACCTGTTCCATGATATATCAGCCCCCATGGGCGTTTGGGCTGTTACCGGTAATCATGAATCGCACGGAGGACTCGACCCCACTATTCAGTTTCTGGAGGAAGCCGGCGTGCATATGCTGCGGAACCAGTGGAGCGAGCCCGGGCCCGGGTTAATTCTGGCCGGAATTGACGACCGTCATAATCATAATCGGATTCCCGACACAACCGACCCGGTTGCGCAGGTTCTGGCGGGCAGGCCTTCTTCGAGCGCCACTATTTTTCTTTCTCATCGGCCTCAAGGGGCCGAAGAAGCCGCGGCCGCCGGGGTTGGATTGATGCTTTGCGGTCATACTCATGGCGGACAACTATGGCCCTTCACTTACATTTCCGGCCTGGCCAACTCCCTGCTGGCCGGGGAATATATCATAAACGGGATGCCGGTTATTGTCTCCCGTGGCACGGGCACCTGGGGCCCGCGTATGCGCCTGTGGTACCCGGGGGAAATTCTCCGCATTGTGCTTCGATGCAAATAATAGCACCCGGGTTATGTCTCAAATATTAAATAATGAAATACGCTGTTTTTAGTACTGCTTAGTGCCGGTTGTGTCGTTGACTATATTTGATGATGCCTGAAGGATAAAGCTCAATAACCCTTCGGATTCTTATTCGGTCACATCAGGAATTTTGCTAAACTAAATCCGGGCGTAACGGCCCCATAAGCTGGATGAATTGTCGAAGTAACGACTCGTCGAACCCCTCATCATCCGCGGACATTGTTTTAAGCGCAGAGAATGTGCCTTCCGCGTGACGATAGACGCGATTTGTTGTCATGGCATCAAAGGCATCCGCAATGGCCACGATCTTGCCATATATATGGATATCGTCCTGTCCAAGGCCGGCGGGATATCCCTTGCCATTTCCTCTTTCGTGATGTTGCAGGATAGGAATATATGATGTCCGCGAAATCAGATCTGTCTCTGACATGAGTTCGACGCCCCATTGCGGGTGCCGGCGCATGGTCTGCCATTCGGATTGGTCAAGAGGACCGGGTTTATAAAGAATCGACTCCGGAATCCTGGCCTTGCCGACGTCATGCAATATTGCCCCGGTGGCAATTTCTATCAAGTCATTGGTTCTGTCAATTCCGGCAGTATGGGCCAGTGCCAGAGAAAAAGTACATACATTTACCGAGTGAGTAAAGACACTGTAGTCGAACGACATGACCTTAAGCATGTTGAAAAAGGCATTCTTTCCTTCCAGCACATACAGAACCGTTGATTCCACAAAGGCCTGGCTGTCCTTGATGTTCTGGCACTTGGTCGGATCAGTAAAGAC
Protein-coding sequences here:
- a CDS encoding metallophosphoesterase produces the protein MFHTILLASWSIFHLYILWRASSLPIIKRHTSRLPLVIMTAALWATYFLPEKVGEIGLGSLSGPLELFQMNWLGTTFLIFTCLFIVDIVTIFGFLFKKYLAFLRTMAFIAGIVLAILALYQGYRAPVVRDYEISLSQLPRQYDGLVLVAVSDLHVGTFLDEEWLEARVAQVNALHPDLVVLLGDLFEGDSPGERKKSMIHLFHDISAPMGVWAVTGNHESHGGLDPTIQFLEEAGVHMLRNQWSEPGPGLILAGIDDRHNHNRIPDTTDPVAQVLAGRPSSSATIFLSHRPQGAEEAAAAGVGLMLCGHTHGGQLWPFTYISGLANSLLAGEYIINGMPVIVSRGTGTWGPRMRLWYPGEILRIVLRCK